In the Gossypium arboreum isolate Shixiya-1 chromosome 10, ASM2569848v2, whole genome shotgun sequence genome, one interval contains:
- the LOC108474670 gene encoding uncharacterized protein LOC108474670, with product MYRDLRELYWWPGLKHEIADFVSRCRTCQKVKAEHQLPSSWEDYLPLVKFAYNNSCQSSILMTPYEALYCRRCRTPTCWTELGQRRVLGLELISDTEDKVRLIQDQLKVAFDRQKSYANLKHKEIEYFAVDLVFLKVLP from the exons atgtaccgtgATCTCcgggagttgtattggtggccagggcttaagcatgaaattgctgaCTTTGTGAGTAGGTGTCGAACGTGCCAAAAGGTTAAGGcagagcatcaattaccttcaag ttgggaggattatttgcCATTGGtaaagtttgcatacaataatagctgcCAGTCTAGCATATTGatgacaccttatgaagcattatactGTCGTAGATGTCGTACTCCTACGTGTTGGACGGAGTTGGGCCAGCGACGTGTTTTGGGTCTTGAATTAAtttctgatactgaggataaagttagattgaTTCAAGATCAATTGAAGGTGGCATTCGACAGGCAGAAGTCATATGCGAATCtgaagcataaggagattgagtattttgCGGTGGACttggtgtttcttaaggtcttgcCGTGA